Part of the candidate division WOR-3 bacterium genome is shown below.
TAATATCTGTCAGGGCAAGCTCATTACCAGCGCTTGGACCTTCCTTTGCCCTTGCCCTGGTTGTCACCAAGAGATGCCCGGAAATGAAACGGGCGGTGGTGTCAAAGATGCTGTCCTGAGCCCCACGCAGATAGGCATCGCCAAAGACCGCGAGCGCCACACCAATCGCCACGGTCAGAAAAGGGAAAAGGCTGCGGCTGCGGTCACGCAAAAGACCCTTGATGATAAAGCCGGTCATAATGACTTTCCTCTTAAGGCATCGGTCGGCTTGAGACGGGCGATTCTGCGCGTCGGCAGCCAGGAGACAAATGTGGCGGCAACAAGTACCAAAAGGGTTGTGCCGACAACCAAGCCTGATGAGTAGGCAGGATAAAGCCTTTCTTCAAGGGCAAATCCCCAGCTGCTGCCACCAGGCATAGCGATACCGTTGGCATTCAGATAAGCAAAGAGCGGAATGCCATAGATGGCACCAAGAACCGCTGCCAGGACACCGTAAAATGCACCCTCAATGGTGAAGAGAAAAATCACCTGGGCACGGGTCATACCCAATGCAATGAGCATGCCAATCTCCCTTTTCCTGCGGAAGATGGAAAAGACCTGGGTGTCAAAGATGGCAAGCATCGCCAAGAGAAAGAGGACGATAAAGAAGATTGACTGTCCGACCGTCTTCATCTTAACCATCTGGCGCAGGTCCCTAAGCAAAAACTCGGGCGGGCGAAAGGTCCAACCCGGCACGACAATATCATTGGTAAATCCCTTTTTTACCGTTATCACCGTTGCCCGATTTTTTAGACCGGTTAACTCCCAAAGCCGGCCAAGTGGAACCCAGACCTGACCTTCATCAACCGTTCCCACACTCGTTG
Proteins encoded:
- a CDS encoding FtsX-like permease family protein; protein product: MTLFKLAWRNLRGAGIRTWLNSFALSLAFVAIIFGQGLLQGVNRQAENASIQFEVGGGQFWQKDYDPYDPLTLQDAHSEIPEELKKLIANGVAVPILIIPGSVYSRGRMLPVQIKGIIPGQKVLSLPTQPLDDTLEEMPVLLGARMAKSAGVDVDDYITVQWRDALGAFDAREAKVVKIMATSVGTVDEGQVWVPLGRLWELTGLKNRATVITVKKGFTNDIVVPGWTFRPPEFLLRDLRQMVKMKTVGQSIFFIVLFLLAMLAIFDTQVFSIFRRKREIGMLIALGMTRAQVIFLFTIEGAFYGVLAAVLGAIYGIPLFAYLNANGIAMPGGSSWGFALEERLYPAYSSGLVVGTTLLVLVAATFVSWLPTRRIARLKPTDALRGKSL